In Arcobacter sp. F2176, a single genomic region encodes these proteins:
- a CDS encoding plasmid mobilization relaxosome protein MobC — translation MARENIVKTRLNDEENSFYIKELKKIKHSKLDMSKLIRLSLDQFFKNNRFEATETFNALYKVLLHITVDLSRVTGNLNQIAYHLNKNDDVDSKEIVKAVNELAELHKKGFENYKGLKKEIEKMI, via the coding sequence ATGGCAAGAGAAAACATCGTAAAAACAAGGTTAAATGACGAAGAAAATAGTTTTTATATCAAAGAGTTAAAAAAGATAAAACATTCTAAGTTAGATATGTCTAAGTTAATTAGATTATCACTAGATCAATTTTTTAAAAACAATAGGTTTGAAGCAACTGAAACATTTAATGCACTTTATAAAGTCTTATTACACATAACAGTTGATCTAAGTAGAGTAACTGGAAATTTAAATCAGATAGCATACCATCTAAATAAAAATGATGATGTCGATTCTAAAGAAATAGTTAAGGCAGTTAATGAATTGGCAGAACTTCACAAAAAAGGTTTTGAAAATTACAAGGGGTTAAAAAAAGAGATAGAGAAGATGATTTAA
- a CDS encoding relaxase/mobilization nuclease domain-containing protein has product MSIDLTDEFLNKAKKVKNGKRGSILSSKGKALNSFYYSSVPKEAVFKVIKDDKKIGKGTIKSYTVKKAIQYIGRDKENDLTPGEDKENDLTPGINEENLIYNLETSNGEILTNIQDINKIYNEWQTTFSSKNRTNGKDADHILFSTSEIPGTNDKEIMAAARDTLNKEFRDKGYEYVFALHTDKEHTHVHAIIRSFNPQTEKQLRILKDDIKNIRKSWAENLQDRGLNYVATLNIDRIKSMTDRLEYIKSKNMSWFEANIEKMKTTNIEELGERLLSTQEGITQLKNRKNEINNELKTIFYNKEKNVLKDNLRTELYHINKNISSKYADLKACITLLNNLEYESQIANINYQKLKENQSKITGVLIKNSHSYKELSQKVDEARELMLNKKLELDQAHIFLSKLNTDKNYNIDLESNKNITYGFKNLDTSIKTFNAIQTEKQILDKSILSQSFLHIEKLSQAINESTTFLNQKTIKNLTNLKTDYLDKNPLPKFNKDIRDIIHKELKSVLNSYKISYYQDKTLTKEDYLKSIREIRTLQQNIRKNYEIPIYKLKKHGIDISKFATKEVFLKTKAIKLNHQDKNIVLNKLNKLQDDKKFTQKFYLKKIIDQVKEHDTIYQSQLNRLKINPTKLFQELSVKEFKNIDIKQDVVNTEKTFVNWHNNDYKHTIKNKNIDYKIELEKLKFTDSKSLDNETLSKLDLIAEKSIKNLDLNSFDIVNKINMSDINLSIKAYGEILQISPKEINLEIWKDIFQEDIKHYKNEYLTAEYNQKMYNYDYKEEFINRYVDKLKSEYTLQKDMPHEAAEEKEFIKYFDKLTDFNKLTDKFKEDYFKNIEKENLTKDIINKLDDGQFLAANKLIDKLDDFDKLFIESYYDYAINDYANNLDEIKNKIDFNSSIIEKSYFIDPDNYQDKPQTKIYKNEELKPKEKISIVLSEEKENLHQDKPQEDINIVNTKPKEKEKLNYDELVKNENLLIKDLVKNIDLSLVDHNKKEKEKLNSINLSNKDKIISAAKNITYALNSNLKEIKDTNSYLLNVQHERFNDKFKDTLHDNLEKFKDIGIDLNLNLNQFITNVNNSKLPKNEKLEVTKTIYDKLDEINYNKEIKHFIKDSSLEDLIINRKINQFKDLTQEIKLNSNPKELNNLAAKSKSMVNNFKESNLSFMNQLKVRTIENKQKSIFRNMNRGLER; this is encoded by the coding sequence ATGAGTATTGATTTAACAGATGAATTTCTAAATAAAGCAAAGAAAGTAAAGAACGGAAAAAGAGGTTCTATACTTTCATCTAAAGGGAAAGCTTTAAATAGTTTTTATTATTCTTCTGTTCCAAAAGAAGCAGTTTTTAAAGTCATTAAGGACGATAAAAAAATAGGAAAAGGAACAATAAAAAGTTATACAGTTAAAAAAGCCATTCAATATATCGGCAGAGATAAAGAAAATGATCTAACACCTGGAGAAGATAAAGAAAATGATCTAACACCTGGAATAAATGAAGAAAATTTAATTTATAATCTTGAAACTTCAAATGGTGAAATATTAACTAACATTCAAGATATTAATAAAATTTATAATGAATGGCAAACTACTTTTTCATCAAAAAATAGAACAAATGGAAAAGACGCAGATCATATTTTATTTTCAACTTCTGAAATACCAGGAACAAATGACAAAGAAATTATGGCAGCTGCTAGAGATACTTTAAACAAAGAGTTTAGGGATAAAGGTTATGAATATGTTTTTGCTTTGCATACTGACAAAGAGCATACTCATGTACATGCAATAATAAGATCATTTAATCCACAAACAGAAAAACAATTAAGAATACTAAAAGATGATATAAAAAATATTCGTAAGTCATGGGCTGAAAATTTACAAGATAGAGGGCTTAATTATGTTGCTACGCTTAACATAGATAGAATTAAATCAATGACGGATAGATTAGAGTATATTAAATCTAAAAATATGAGTTGGTTTGAAGCAAATATTGAAAAAATGAAAACTACCAATATTGAAGAACTTGGAGAAAGACTTTTAAGTACTCAAGAAGGAATTACTCAATTAAAAAATCGTAAAAATGAAATTAACAATGAATTAAAAACTATATTTTATAATAAAGAAAAAAATGTATTAAAAGATAATTTAAGAACAGAACTGTATCACATTAATAAAAATATATCTAGTAAATACGCAGATCTAAAAGCTTGTATTACTCTTTTAAATAATTTAGAATATGAATCTCAAATTGCTAATATAAATTATCAAAAGTTAAAAGAAAATCAATCAAAAATTACAGGTGTTTTAATAAAAAATAGTCATTCATACAAAGAGCTTTCTCAAAAAGTAGATGAAGCAAGAGAATTAATGCTTAATAAAAAGCTTGAACTAGATCAAGCACATATTTTTTTAAGTAAACTGAACACGGATAAAAATTATAATATAGATTTAGAGAGTAATAAAAACATAACTTACGGATTTAAAAACTTAGACACATCAATAAAAACATTTAATGCAATACAAACAGAAAAACAAATACTTGATAAAAGTATACTTTCACAATCGTTTTTACATATAGAAAAATTATCTCAAGCAATTAATGAATCAACAACATTTTTAAATCAGAAAACAATAAAAAACTTAACTAATTTAAAAACTGATTACCTGGATAAAAACCCTTTACCAAAATTTAATAAAGATATTAGAGATATCATACATAAAGAATTAAAATCAGTTTTAAACTCTTATAAAATTAGTTATTACCAGGATAAAACATTAACTAAAGAAGATTACTTAAAAAGTATTAGAGAGATTAGAACTTTACAACAAAACATAAGAAAAAACTATGAAATACCTATTTATAAATTAAAAAAACATGGAATTGATATTTCAAAATTTGCGACTAAAGAAGTTTTCTTAAAAACTAAAGCAATTAAACTCAATCACCAGGATAAAAATATTGTTTTAAATAAGTTGAATAAACTTCAAGACGATAAAAAATTTACTCAAAAATTTTATTTAAAAAAAATAATAGATCAAGTAAAAGAGCATGACACTATTTATCAATCACAATTAAACAGATTAAAAATAAATCCTACTAAATTATTCCAGGAATTAAGTGTTAAAGAGTTTAAGAATATTGACATTAAACAAGATGTTGTAAATACAGAAAAGACTTTTGTTAATTGGCATAATAACGATTATAAACATACTATTAAGAATAAAAATATAGATTATAAAATTGAACTAGAGAAACTTAAATTTACTGATTCTAAATCTTTGGATAATGAAACACTTTCTAAGCTTGATCTAATAGCTGAAAAATCTATTAAGAATTTAGATCTTAATTCTTTTGATATAGTTAATAAAATTAATATGAGTGATATTAATTTATCAATTAAAGCTTATGGAGAGATACTTCAAATTAGTCCGAAAGAGATTAACCTCGAGATATGGAAAGATATTTTTCAAGAAGATATTAAGCACTATAAAAATGAGTACTTAACTGCCGAATATAATCAAAAGATGTATAACTATGATTATAAAGAAGAGTTTATAAATAGATATGTAGATAAGCTTAAAAGTGAATATACACTTCAAAAAGATATGCCACATGAAGCAGCAGAAGAAAAAGAATTTATTAAGTACTTTGATAAACTTACTGACTTTAATAAACTTACTGACAAATTTAAAGAAGATTATTTTAAAAATATTGAAAAAGAAAATCTTACAAAAGATATTATTAACAAGCTCGACGACGGTCAATTTTTAGCAGCTAATAAATTAATTGATAAACTAGATGATTTTGACAAGTTATTTATTGAATCATACTATGATTATGCTATTAATGATTATGCAAATAATCTTGATGAAATCAAAAATAAAATTGATTTTAATTCTTCTATAATAGAAAAATCTTATTTCATTGATCCTGATAATTACCAGGATAAACCTCAAACAAAAATCTATAAGAATGAAGAGTTAAAACCAAAAGAAAAAATCTCAATAGTTCTTTCTGAAGAAAAAGAAAATTTACACCAGGACAAACCTCAAGAAGATATTAATATTGTCAATACAAAACCAAAAGAAAAAGAAAAATTAAATTATGATGAACTTGTTAAAAATGAAAATTTACTAATAAAAGATCTAGTTAAAAATATAGATCTTTCTTTAGTAGATCATAACAAAAAAGAAAAAGAAAAATTAAATAGTATTAACTTATCTAACAAAGACAAAATTATTTCTGCTGCTAAAAATATTACTTATGCTCTTAACTCAAATTTAAAAGAGATTAAGGACACTAACTCATATTTATTAAATGTGCAGCATGAAAGATTTAATGATAAGTTTAAAGACACTTTACATGACAACCTGGAGAAATTTAAAGATATAGGAATTGATTTAAATTTAAATTTAAATCAATTTATTACAAATGTAAATAATTCTAAATTACCTAAAAATGAAAAGTTAGAAGTAACGAAAACTATTTACGATAAATTAGATGAAATTAATTATAACAAAGAGATCAAACACTTTATAAAAGATAGTTCACTCGAGGACTTAATTATTAATCGTAAAATTAATCAATTCAAAGACTTAACTCAAGAGATTAAATTAAATTCTAATCCTAAAGAATTAAATAATTTAGCTGCTAAATCTAAAAGCATGGTAAACAATTTTAAAGAAAGTAATTTAAGCTTTATGAATCAATTAAAAGTTAGAACTATAGAAAATAAACAAAAATCTATATTTAGAAATATGAACAGAGGTTTAGAAAGATGA
- a CDS encoding type IV secretory system conjugative DNA transfer family protein produces the protein MKHYNIKFAFIKFFLLLLIVSPFIYSLVLNHVYHLQLLDLSIWQHINSIEHALKKETAPLYTLGVYVALLTPLTGFLPRLGVRGEYGSAAFADDTLIKKMKLFEKKGIVLGKKGSKLLRYSDPLSCLVLAPPNTGKSSSISVPNLLLLEASTFAFDIKGELFEITSKYRKEKYNSKIYKFNPLDKDCVKFNPLDKSIIGDIFDENHNLIIEKWAIVEEIVNEVAYLIYPEKENYDYWSEEGRNIFILLALWLIYKNGSTSIPEIRSFSMQDFISLYPEYPYEDNTDPLIFFLYIEIQKEENDDFFSCSLPSRIKEEVIAIKKKADKEYSGVYGSFKSPLNIFSNPIIAENFSSNELVIEDFRKEISSLYISIKEKDLKPLTMVNRLFIEFNLRRLLSVLPGKDDLDIVGIYDEFPRFGKLDYLMEVPSLGRGYKKLSIFIAQDYAQIKKIYGQETLDILESTTAYKVIFPQNNKETAKRYAEIIGDFTVERRSESRSLDTKGSRSIQKQLLGQKLITEQDLLSLDKDTIYILATNNYKNPIKAKPYRYFEDKKLLKELDHANKI, from the coding sequence ATGAAGCATTACAACATTAAATTTGCTTTTATTAAGTTCTTTCTATTGTTATTAATAGTTAGTCCTTTTATTTATTCTTTGGTTTTAAATCATGTTTACCATTTACAATTATTAGATTTATCAATTTGGCAGCACATTAACAGCATTGAACATGCTTTAAAAAAAGAAACTGCCCCATTATACACTCTTGGGGTATATGTCGCGTTATTAACTCCTTTAACTGGGTTTTTACCTCGTTTAGGTGTTAGAGGTGAGTATGGAAGTGCTGCTTTTGCTGACGATACTCTAATAAAGAAAATGAAATTATTTGAAAAAAAAGGAATTGTTTTAGGAAAAAAAGGATCTAAACTTTTAAGATATTCAGATCCTTTATCTTGTTTAGTTCTTGCTCCACCAAATACGGGAAAGTCAAGTTCAATTTCAGTTCCTAATCTTTTATTATTAGAAGCTAGTACTTTTGCTTTTGATATAAAAGGAGAACTCTTTGAAATAACATCAAAGTATAGAAAAGAAAAGTACAATAGTAAAATCTATAAATTTAATCCTTTAGACAAAGATTGTGTTAAATTTAATCCTTTAGATAAAAGTATTATAGGTGATATCTTTGATGAAAACCATAATCTAATTATTGAAAAATGGGCTATAGTAGAAGAAATAGTTAATGAGGTTGCATATCTAATTTATCCTGAAAAAGAAAATTACGACTATTGGAGTGAAGAGGGAAGAAATATTTTTATTTTATTGGCTCTTTGGCTTATATATAAAAATGGTTCGACTTCTATTCCTGAAATAAGATCTTTCTCTATGCAAGATTTTATTTCTTTATATCCTGAATATCCTTATGAAGATAACACAGATCCTTTGATATTTTTTCTTTATATTGAAATCCAAAAAGAAGAAAATGACGATTTTTTTAGTTGTTCTCTTCCCTCTAGAATTAAAGAAGAAGTTATCGCTATTAAGAAAAAAGCCGACAAAGAGTATTCGGGTGTTTATGGCTCTTTTAAGTCACCTCTAAATATATTTTCTAATCCTATTATTGCTGAAAATTTTAGTTCTAATGAATTAGTTATTGAAGATTTTAGAAAAGAGATATCTTCTCTTTACATTTCTATAAAAGAAAAAGATTTAAAACCTCTTACAATGGTTAATCGTTTATTTATAGAGTTCAATTTAAGAAGATTACTTTCTGTATTACCTGGTAAAGATGATTTAGATATAGTTGGGATATATGACGAGTTTCCTCGTTTTGGAAAACTTGATTATCTTATGGAAGTTCCTTCACTTGGTAGAGGATATAAAAAACTATCTATATTTATTGCACAAGACTACGCACAAATTAAAAAAATCTACGGTCAAGAAACATTAGACATACTTGAATCAACGACAGCTTATAAAGTTATTTTCCCTCAAAATAATAAAGAAACTGCGAAAAGATATGCAGAAATAATTGGTGATTTTACAGTAGAAAGAAGAAGTGAAAGCCGTTCACTTGATACAAAAGGATCTCGTTCTATTCAAAAACAATTATTAGGTCAAAAATTAATCACGGAACAAGATCTTTTATCTTTAGATAAAGACACTATTTATATTTTAGCTACAAACAACTATAAAAACCCAATCAAGGCTAAACCATACCGTTATTTTGAAGATAAAAAACTATTAAAGGAATTAGATCATGCAAATAAAATTTAA
- a CDS encoding ATPase, T2SS/T4P/T4SS family: MKSDRILQNLLSKINKYLTRDDVSEIILHEIGIVRLDTTKGFKEIKDPNITFQFLEDLPDQLATFSEQQFNHKFILLSSNIPNTSHRVTGVHRSCLLSNCNTILIRKPLGIEFKLEDYINDNKGVEILEKNNELEEKIKYLEKTIHKLKEEQKPTSHLEVELVINLVKVGKNILIVGGTGTAKTSFLNQLIKYIDLSTRIVAIQDSAELIIPQKNKEEIMVSKNSSNLSKLTYRGAIDISMRLRPDRIFLGEIDTENTMAFLRLGNTGHKGMLSTLHTDHPNDTLNSLQLNLLLAGFTSEKDTLNAFIKSALDYVIKIERVGFNRKVMAIKSINEIIKEESEVNHAV; the protein is encoded by the coding sequence ATGAAATCTGATAGAATACTTCAAAATCTCTTGAGTAAGATAAATAAATATCTTACTCGAGATGATGTTTCAGAAATCATCTTACATGAAATTGGAATTGTTAGACTTGATACAACAAAAGGATTTAAAGAAATTAAAGATCCTAATATTACTTTCCAATTCCTGGAAGATTTACCAGATCAATTAGCCACTTTTTCAGAACAACAGTTTAACCACAAATTCATATTACTATCTTCAAATATTCCAAATACTAGTCATAGAGTTACTGGTGTTCATCGTTCTTGCTTGTTAAGTAACTGCAATACAATCTTAATTCGAAAACCTTTAGGTATTGAGTTTAAACTTGAAGATTATATTAATGACAATAAAGGTGTAGAAATACTTGAAAAAAATAACGAGTTAGAAGAAAAGATTAAATACTTAGAAAAAACCATTCATAAATTAAAAGAAGAACAAAAACCTACAAGTCACTTAGAGGTTGAACTTGTTATTAATCTTGTAAAAGTGGGTAAAAATATTTTAATTGTTGGTGGAACGGGTACAGCTAAAACTTCATTCTTAAATCAATTAATTAAATATATTGATTTAAGTACTCGTATTGTAGCAATTCAAGATTCAGCAGAATTAATTATCCCTCAGAAAAACAAAGAAGAAATAATGGTTTCAAAAAATAGCTCTAATCTTTCTAAATTAACTTATCGTGGGGCTATTGATATTTCTATGCGTTTACGACCTGACAGAATTTTTTTAGGTGAAATTGATACAGAAAATACAATGGCATTTTTAAGACTTGGAAATACGGGTCATAAAGGTATGTTAAGTACTTTACATACCGATCACCCAAATGACACTTTAAACTCTTTACAGCTAAATCTTTTACTTGCTGGATTTACTTCTGAAAAAGATACTTTAAATGCTTTTATTAAGTCTGCTCTTGATTATGTGATTAAAATTGAGCGTGTAGGATTTAACAGAAAAGTAATGGCGATTAAATCTATTAATGAAATTATTAAAGAAGAAAGCGAGGTAAATCATGCAGTTTAA
- a CDS encoding TrbI/VirB10 family protein, producing the protein MKTNFKKVFIILGVFLLIVISIITTIILIQQDKKEEKRIVTKTKLPKGYFDPREINIVKIEKPQEDKVKPQEDKVKPQEENFISNLVGTQEVDYQELLRNKINYERLHNHKSSLIAKKEEIKEPNNHKYDSKKEIDPYLYDKDFGIEKDVASRRVKLERVITADKNFSAILMTAVNSLLPGKVVAMIENNIYGSQGRQILIPKGSTAIGSYQPIKKIGEERLAIQWVRILTPFGVNINLTNSLSADQMGRSGTVGDLDNRYMARYGLPLAITTVANALSYAAMQGTNATATNTTTNGSTTTTSLKNEVIRDYKNDVGRVSDQVLKQQLNIKPVINIKSGTRIFISPILDIWFPEVKNNKIDVQINEEKKQ; encoded by the coding sequence ATGAAAACTAATTTTAAAAAAGTATTCATTATTTTAGGTGTTTTTCTATTGATAGTTATTTCTATTATTACTACTATTATTTTGATTCAACAAGATAAAAAAGAAGAAAAAAGAATTGTTACTAAAACAAAATTACCAAAAGGTTATTTTGATCCAAGAGAAATAAATATTGTAAAGATTGAAAAACCTCAAGAAGATAAAGTTAAACCTCAAGAAGATAAAGTTAAACCTCAAGAAGAAAACTTTATTAGTAACTTAGTAGGTACTCAAGAAGTTGATTATCAAGAGTTGTTAAGAAATAAGATAAATTATGAGCGTTTACACAATCATAAATCATCTTTAATCGCAAAAAAGGAGGAAATAAAAGAACCAAATAATCATAAATATGATTCTAAAAAAGAAATAGATCCTTATTTATATGACAAGGATTTTGGTATTGAAAAAGATGTTGCCTCTAGGAGAGTTAAATTAGAAAGGGTTATAACAGCTGACAAAAATTTTTCTGCAATTCTTATGACTGCTGTTAATTCTCTTTTACCTGGTAAAGTTGTTGCAATGATTGAGAATAATATCTATGGTTCTCAAGGTCGTCAAATTCTTATTCCTAAAGGCTCGACTGCTATTGGTAGTTATCAACCTATTAAAAAAATAGGTGAGGAGCGTCTTGCTATTCAATGGGTAAGAATATTAACTCCTTTTGGTGTTAATATTAATCTAACAAATTCTTTAAGTGCCGACCAAATGGGAAGAAGTGGAACAGTAGGCGACTTAGATAATAGATACATGGCAAGATATGGTTTACCTCTTGCTATTACAACTGTTGCTAACGCTCTTAGCTATGCAGCTATGCAAGGAACGAACGCAACTGCTACAAATACAACTACAAATGGATCAACGACAACAACATCATTAAAAAATGAGGTTATAAGAGATTATAAAAATGATGTTGGAAGAGTTAGTGATCAAGTTTTAAAACAACAATTAAACATTAAACCCGTGATTAATATTAAATCAGGAACTCGTATTTTTATTAGTCCTATTCTTGATATTTGGTTTCCAGAAGTTAAGAATAACAAAATAGATGTTCAAATCAATGAGGAGAAAAAACAATGA
- a CDS encoding TrbG/VirB9 family P-type conjugative transfer protein → MKKIFFILIALSCYLFSFQDITTDTINTSDEAITKAQKDLLNGKDTVIDLNSIQKAFFVDKSEGKTVSVYKYNQNSTIKIRTRIFMKSTVILPDGEIPISAIFGEDTSFTIELLKDKETKYKLDNVFTVKPNFLGADTNLTVLGSSGRAYTFYLYSIGVDDKRKPNLLNYVTLDGALPKNNSIDNLDEKDKEIAALSEEIEDLKNKLSIQKEDKSIDLTKFNISGTQFDYKLKKAFSLEAVFNDKKNTYFKFKDGFSVPKIYYKDELNNNISIPYTIEKNILKVKKLSKDWVLELDGKYSNIEKIGKFEFKEILKTLIVDMTKTDFSFFFTKGDKSLKPEVVFHDKEFTYFKFDISNGFKKFPPVFEVLDGHDSPVFDYEIVGEFIVTKSVNDAFTLRLGEKHFCIRYKNEN, encoded by the coding sequence ATGAAAAAAATATTCTTTATATTAATTGCTTTATCTTGTTATCTTTTTAGTTTTCAAGATATAACAACTGATACTATTAATACGAGTGATGAAGCTATTACAAAGGCACAAAAAGATTTATTAAATGGTAAAGATACAGTAATAGATCTCAATTCTATCCAAAAAGCATTTTTTGTGGATAAAAGCGAAGGTAAAACGGTATCAGTTTATAAATATAATCAAAATAGTACTATAAAAATCCGTACTAGAATTTTTATGAAAAGTACCGTTATTTTACCCGATGGTGAAATTCCAATTTCTGCAATTTTTGGCGAAGATACTTCTTTTACTATTGAACTTTTAAAAGATAAAGAAACAAAATATAAATTAGATAATGTATTTACAGTTAAACCAAATTTTTTGGGTGCTGATACAAATTTAACCGTACTTGGTTCTAGTGGTCGAGCCTATACTTTTTATTTGTATAGCATAGGTGTAGATGATAAAAGAAAGCCTAATTTATTAAATTATGTAACTCTTGATGGAGCTTTACCAAAAAATAATAGTATTGATAATCTTGATGAAAAAGACAAAGAGATAGCTGCTCTTTCTGAAGAAATTGAAGATTTAAAAAATAAATTATCAATTCAAAAAGAAGATAAAAGTATTGATCTTACAAAATTTAATATTAGTGGTACACAATTTGATTATAAATTAAAAAAGGCCTTTTCTCTTGAAGCTGTATTCAATGATAAAAAGAACACTTATTTTAAATTTAAAGATGGTTTTTCAGTTCCAAAGATTTACTATAAAGATGAACTTAACAATAATATTTCAATTCCTTACACAATAGAAAAAAATATTCTTAAAGTTAAAAAACTTAGTAAAGATTGGGTTCTTGAACTTGATGGAAAATACTCTAACATTGAAAAAATAGGAAAATTTGAATTCAAAGAAATCCTTAAAACTTTAATAGTTGATATGACTAAAACTGATTTTTCATTTTTCTTTACTAAAGGTGATAAAAGCTTAAAACCTGAGGTTGTTTTTCATGATAAAGAATTTACATATTTTAAATTCGATATATCCAACGGGTTTAAAAAATTTCCACCTGTTTTTGAAGTTTTAGACGGTCATGATAGCCCAGTTTTTGATTATGAAATTGTAGGAGAATTTATTGTCACAAAATCCGTCAATGATGCTTTTACTTTAAGATTAGGCGAAAAACACTTTTGTATAAGGTATAAAAATGAAAACTAA
- a CDS encoding VirB8/TrbF family protein translates to MNDNQEFKIDNFKEVEKINNVPILLSKVIIALTVVIVILAILLICLFPLKDTKYKLLVMKSAQENFVTVRDIDEDITQDTLIRHFVIENYVIARETISNIDEDAKRRYKIVNAQSSDDVYIEFQNFYNTSENLRSIDGFSRSVEIISTVDLPGNVSIVEFALTDRYKKDNNPKTNKKTNFFKATISYEFKNFKSVFRDITLNPIAINVIGYELSKVKK, encoded by the coding sequence ATGAATGATAATCAAGAATTTAAAATTGATAATTTTAAAGAAGTAGAGAAGATTAATAATGTACCTATTCTTTTATCAAAAGTTATTATCGCATTAACTGTAGTTATTGTTATCTTAGCAATTTTATTAATTTGTTTGTTTCCATTAAAAGATACAAAATACAAACTTTTAGTTATGAAGTCTGCACAAGAAAATTTTGTAACTGTTAGAGATATAGATGAAGATATAACACAAGATACGCTAATTCGTCATTTTGTTATAGAAAACTATGTTATTGCTAGGGAAACTATTTCTAACATTGACGAGGACGCAAAACGGCGTTATAAGATTGTTAATGCACAATCTAGTGATGATGTTTATATCGAGTTCCAAAACTTTTATAATACAAGTGAAAATCTTAGATCAATTGATGGGTTTTCAAGAAGTGTTGAAATAATTTCAACTGTCGATTTACCTGGTAATGTTTCGATAGTTGAGTTTGCTCTAACTGATAGATATAAAAAAGACAATAATCCTAAAACAAATAAAAAAACTAATTTTTTCAAAGCGACAATTAGTTATGAGTTTAAAAATTTTAAAAGTGTCTTTAGAGATATTACGCTTAATCCTATTGCTATTAATGTAATTGGATATGAATTATCAAAGGTAAAAAAATGA
- a CDS encoding type IV secretion system protein, giving the protein MNEQSLRFAETIATTFQNALSLIYKSVFQITNDLLAPFLVPVLTLYFIFIGYQIILGNFNIKKIDVLARLFIVFPLIISVIFNFHTYNEWVANPILDIKDFITQKISSLSGEANMFTWLDTQFLKITTNVFSTYFQGSFILQPMNYVFGFLLIVTFFYIYVYSTIYSIQSLVYVGLLLIIGPVFLFFFCFNFSKNLFFLWFRTLMTYFMYSVFLALILFFVKGAIDISLNQSLGLRHADIFTIFVSVISIIFIKAVPELSNAITQGASSGHEAANFSWSRIATNLAKKTIPKGA; this is encoded by the coding sequence ATGAATGAACAAAGTCTTAGATTTGCTGAAACAATAGCTACAACTTTTCAAAATGCTTTATCTTTAATTTATAAATCAGTATTTCAAATAACTAATGATTTACTTGCTCCTTTTTTAGTTCCCGTATTAACTTTATATTTTATATTTATTGGTTATCAAATTATTTTAGGAAATTTTAACATTAAAAAAATAGATGTTTTAGCTAGGTTATTTATTGTTTTTCCACTTATAATTAGTGTCATATTCAATTTTCATACTTATAACGAATGGGTTGCTAATCCAATACTAGATATTAAAGATTTTATTACTCAAAAGATATCTTCTTTATCAGGTGAAGCAAATATGTTTACCTGGTTAGATACACAATTTTTAAAAATTACAACTAATGTATTTAGTACATACTTTCAAGGTAGCTTTATTTTACAACCTATGAATTATGTTTTTGGATTCTTATTAATAGTTACTTTCTTTTATATTTATGTATATTCGACTATTTACTCAATTCAATCGCTCGTTTATGTTGGTTTACTTTTAATAATTGGTCCCGTTTTTCTTTTCTTCTTTTGCTTCAACTTTTCAAAAAATCTTTTCTTTTTATGGTTTAGAACATTAATGACTTATTTTATGTATTCCGTATTTTTAGCATTAATTTTATTTTTTGTAAAAGGAGCAATCGACATTTCTCTTAATCAATCGTTAGGATTAAGACATGCTGATATCTTTACTATTTTTGTAAGTGTAATTTCTATTATATTTATTAAGGCTGTTCCAGAGCTTTCTAATGCGATAACTCAAGGAGCAAGTAGCGGACATGAAGCTGCAAATTTTAGTTGGTCTAGAATTGCCACTAATTTAGCAAAAAAAACAATCCCAAAAGGTGCTTAA